A single region of the Aeromicrobium chenweiae genome encodes:
- a CDS encoding M20/M25/M40 family metallo-hydrolase, whose amino-acid sequence MGYSPETEALEICRDLIRIDTSNFGDDSGPGERKAAEHVAGLLAEVGIEPQILESAPGRASVVARWGNQDSPKPGLLIHGHLDVVPAQAADWSVDPFAAEVVDGYLYGRGAVDMKDFDAMLLSVVRARQRAGAIPDRPITLVFTADEEAGGPLGAHWLVEHHPELFEGCTEAIGEVGGFSTEVGGQRLYLIETGEKGIAWMRLRARGTAGHGSMGNRDNAITHLARGLLALGEHEWPGEPGPSMQLLLAKVRELTGSDGTPEELLEHFGPAVRMIGAGMRNTTNVTMLDAGYKHNVIPGEALAYVDGRYLPGHADSFVPTVQQIVGDAITVEPYIEQPALEYAFEGDLVDKMTIALHSQDPGAHIAPFLMSGGTDAKAWDKLGITSYGFVPLRLPADLDFTALFHGVDERVPVDSLKFGARVLDGFLGLA is encoded by the coding sequence ATGGGCTACTCACCGGAGACCGAGGCACTCGAGATCTGCCGCGACCTGATCCGCATCGACACCAGCAACTTCGGTGACGACTCGGGCCCGGGGGAGCGCAAGGCCGCCGAGCACGTCGCCGGGCTGCTGGCCGAGGTCGGCATCGAGCCGCAGATCCTGGAGTCGGCGCCTGGCCGGGCGAGCGTCGTCGCGCGCTGGGGCAACCAGGACTCGCCGAAGCCGGGCCTGTTGATCCACGGGCACCTGGACGTCGTGCCGGCCCAGGCCGCCGACTGGAGCGTCGACCCGTTCGCCGCCGAGGTCGTGGACGGCTACCTGTACGGCCGCGGCGCGGTCGACATGAAGGACTTCGACGCGATGCTGCTGTCGGTCGTCCGGGCCCGTCAGCGCGCCGGCGCGATCCCCGACCGTCCCATCACCTTGGTGTTCACCGCCGACGAGGAGGCCGGCGGCCCGCTCGGTGCCCACTGGCTGGTCGAGCACCACCCTGAGCTGTTCGAGGGATGCACCGAGGCGATCGGCGAGGTCGGCGGCTTCTCGACCGAGGTCGGCGGCCAGCGCCTGTACCTGATCGAGACCGGCGAGAAAGGCATCGCCTGGATGCGGCTGCGTGCGCGCGGCACCGCCGGACACGGATCGATGGGCAACCGCGACAACGCCATCACCCACCTGGCGCGCGGCCTGCTGGCCCTGGGGGAGCACGAGTGGCCGGGAGAGCCCGGTCCGTCGATGCAGCTGCTGCTCGCGAAGGTCCGCGAGCTGACCGGCTCGGACGGCACGCCCGAGGAGCTGCTGGAGCACTTCGGCCCGGCCGTGCGGATGATCGGCGCGGGGATGCGCAACACGACCAACGTGACGATGCTCGACGCCGGCTACAAGCACAACGTCATCCCCGGCGAGGCGCTGGCGTACGTGGACGGCCGCTACCTGCCGGGTCACGCCGACAGCTTCGTGCCGACCGTGCAGCAGATCGTCGGCGACGCGATCACCGTCGAGCCGTACATCGAGCAGCCCGCGCTCGAGTACGCCTTCGAGGGCGATCTGGTCGACAAGATGACGATCGCGCTGCACTCGCAGGATCCCGGCGCCCACATCGCGCCCTTCCTGATGTCGGGCGGCACCGATGCGAAGGCGTGGGACAAGCTGGGCATCACCTCGTACGGCTTCGTGCCGCTGCGGCTGCCCGCGGACCTCGACTTCACCGCGTTGTTCCACGGCGTCGACGAGCGCGTCCCCGTCGACTCCCTGAAGTTCGGCGCGAGGGTGCTCGACGGGTTCCTGGGCCTGGCGTAG
- a CDS encoding SAV_915 family protein: MLQRRRFLRHAAKGWHPAAGWGGPIAEGDDDDDGADARERAADGATGAVRPRGRGVGRRHGVVGLRDGRTALLAYTALDRLVDCCGDRQPWVLIET, from the coding sequence TTGCTCCAAAGACGTCGATTTCTCCGCCATGCTGCGAAAGGCTGGCACCCGGCTGCCGGCTGGGGCGGTCCGATCGCCGAAGGGGACGACGATGACGACGGAGCAGACGCCCGAGAACGAGCCGCCGATGGTGCCACCGGTGCTGTACGTCCCCGGGGACGAGGTGTTGGACGACGGCACGGTGTCGTTGGACTGCGGGACGGCCGCACCGCGCTCCTGGCCTACACGGCCCTCGACCGCCTGGTCGACTGCTGTGGCGATCGCCAGCCGTGGGTGCTGATCGAGACCTAG
- a CDS encoding DUF5703 family protein, translating to MIEYEFWNLTIDRTKSRSAVCRMLTDAAEYQGWELDRLRKDGTGQRTVTLRRKIIRMRSTL from the coding sequence ATGATCGAGTACGAGTTCTGGAACCTCACGATCGACCGGACCAAGTCCCGGTCCGCCGTCTGCCGGATGCTCACCGACGCCGCGGAGTACCAGGGCTGGGAGCTCGACCGTCTCCGCAAGGACGGCACCGGTCAGCGCACCGTCACGCTGCGCCGCAAGATCATCCGCATGCGCAGCACCCTCTGA
- a CDS encoding aldo/keto reductase encodes MQYRRVGRSGLTVSRLALGTMNWGATVDAYEAQDQLTAFLDAGGTLVDTAPIYGDGACEELLGTLISKNGARDSVVLAGKAGFVRRGGETVRDGSRGTLLDQLDLSLRQLGTDHLDLWQIHTPDPNVPLEETLGALEHAVRTGRTRYVGISNFTGWQTALAQTWLAGRADTIPLVSTQVEYSLVNRDPEDEVVPAAQHLGMGVLAWSPLGRGVLSGKYRGGIPADSRAADPGWETFVGQYLTPGKSGVVEALARASEGLGVTIAHVALAWLLERPQVAAAIVGARTASQLQENLAVEDVELPAEIHQALDDVSEAAR; translated from the coding sequence ATGCAGTATCGCCGCGTCGGTCGTTCCGGGCTGACGGTGTCCCGCCTCGCGCTGGGCACCATGAACTGGGGTGCCACGGTCGACGCCTACGAGGCGCAGGACCAGCTGACCGCATTCCTCGACGCCGGCGGGACGCTCGTCGACACCGCGCCCATCTACGGCGACGGTGCCTGCGAGGAGCTGCTCGGCACGCTCATCTCGAAGAACGGTGCCCGGGACAGCGTCGTGCTGGCCGGCAAGGCCGGGTTCGTGCGCCGTGGTGGCGAGACGGTGCGGGACGGTTCGCGGGGCACGCTGCTCGACCAGCTGGACCTGTCGCTGCGGCAGCTCGGCACCGACCACCTCGACCTGTGGCAGATCCACACGCCAGACCCGAACGTCCCCCTGGAGGAGACGCTCGGGGCGCTCGAGCACGCGGTGCGGACCGGACGCACCCGCTACGTCGGCATCTCCAACTTCACCGGGTGGCAGACTGCGCTCGCCCAGACGTGGCTCGCCGGTCGGGCCGACACGATCCCTCTGGTCAGCACGCAGGTCGAGTACTCCCTGGTCAACCGCGACCCGGAGGACGAGGTCGTCCCCGCGGCGCAGCACCTGGGCATGGGCGTGCTCGCCTGGTCGCCGCTCGGCCGGGGCGTGCTGTCCGGCAAGTACCGCGGCGGCATCCCGGCGGACTCCCGTGCCGCAGACCCGGGGTGGGAGACGTTCGTGGGCCAGTACCTGACTCCCGGCAAGTCCGGTGTCGTCGAGGCGCTGGCCCGGGCGTCCGAGGGCCTGGGCGTCACGATCGCGCACGTCGCGCTGGCCTGGCTGCTCGAGCGGCCACAGGTCGCGGCCGCGATCGTGGGGGCCCGCACGGCCTCGCAGCTGCAGGAGAATCTCGCGGTGGAGGACGTCGAGCTCCCCGCCGAGATCCATCAGGCGCTCGACGACGTGTCGGAGGCAGCACGGTGA
- a CDS encoding undecaprenyl-diphosphate phosphatase, with product MDFLQAVVLGVIQGLTEFLPISSSAHLAIFPKFFGWDDPGAAYTAVIQIGTELAVLLYFWRDIWTIGSGWVRGVFSREARQAPEWRMGWFVIIGSVPIVILGLLLQDAIDREFRNLWVIGTTLIVLGLVLGLAERVGRKSSPIEDLTMKHAILLGLAQAGALVPGVSRSGATISMGLFLGYERAAATRYAFLLAIPAVVGAGIFKLKDIGGDNAYGVGPTIVGTVVSFAVGLAVIHWLLRYVSTHSYTPFVIYRISLGALVLVLVGAGVIAAGTTVG from the coding sequence GTGGATTTCCTACAAGCTGTGGTGCTCGGCGTCATCCAGGGTCTCACCGAGTTTCTCCCCATCTCCAGCAGTGCCCATCTCGCGATCTTCCCGAAGTTCTTCGGCTGGGACGATCCCGGGGCCGCGTACACCGCGGTGATCCAGATCGGCACCGAGCTCGCGGTGCTGCTCTACTTCTGGCGGGACATCTGGACCATCGGCTCCGGCTGGGTCCGGGGCGTGTTCTCCCGGGAGGCCCGCCAGGCGCCGGAGTGGCGGATGGGCTGGTTCGTCATCATCGGCTCGGTGCCGATCGTGATCCTCGGCCTGCTCCTGCAGGACGCGATCGACCGCGAGTTCCGCAACCTGTGGGTCATCGGCACGACACTGATCGTCCTGGGCCTCGTGCTCGGGCTCGCCGAGCGGGTGGGACGCAAGAGCAGCCCCATCGAGGACCTGACGATGAAGCACGCGATCCTCCTCGGCCTCGCCCAGGCCGGTGCCCTCGTCCCCGGCGTGTCCCGCTCGGGGGCGACGATCAGCATGGGGCTGTTCCTCGGCTACGAGCGCGCTGCGGCGACCCGGTACGCGTTCCTGCTCGCGATCCCGGCGGTCGTCGGCGCCGGCATCTTCAAGCTCAAGGACATCGGCGGCGACAACGCGTACGGCGTGGGCCCCACGATCGTCGGCACCGTCGTGTCGTTCGCGGTGGGGCTGGCCGTGATCCACTGGCTGCTCCGGTACGTCAGCACGCACTCGTACACGCCGTTCGTGATCTATCGCATCAGCCTCGGCGCCCTGGTGCTCGTGCTCGTGGGCGCCGGCGTCATTGCCGCGGGGACCACGGTCGGCTAG
- the corA gene encoding magnesium/cobalt transporter CorA — translation MIIDCAVYRDGVRETTPHDSTSLDAALAGLGEDEFLWIGIANPTSKELHRVADSLSLHPLAVEDALEAHQRPKVERYADHTFMSIRTVSYSDDDITTHEVNLFLGANYLLTVRHGGPEMRDARKAAESMIDQLSHGPTAALYAVVDSIVDHYEDVAAELETDVQEVESSVFSAERSNDSTRIYRLKRETLEFRRAVFPLREPIHRFATSSAPETARPYFRDIGDHLDRAAEAIDSIDHLLDNALNAHLAQLSVQQNEDMRKLTAGATLFAVPTAIAGVYGMNFEHMPELNWTYGYPACMVVIAGLCLYIYRRFKRSGWL, via the coding sequence ATGATCATCGACTGCGCGGTGTACCGCGACGGGGTCCGTGAGACGACCCCGCACGACTCGACGTCGCTCGACGCCGCGCTCGCCGGACTGGGCGAGGACGAGTTCCTCTGGATCGGCATCGCCAACCCCACGTCAAAGGAGCTGCACCGGGTCGCTGACTCGTTGTCACTGCACCCGCTCGCGGTCGAGGATGCGCTCGAGGCGCACCAGCGTCCCAAGGTGGAGCGGTACGCCGACCACACGTTCATGTCGATCCGTACGGTCTCCTACAGCGACGACGACATCACGACGCACGAGGTCAACCTCTTCCTCGGCGCCAACTACCTGCTCACGGTGCGGCACGGCGGTCCCGAGATGCGGGACGCGCGAAAGGCAGCGGAGTCGATGATCGATCAGCTCTCCCACGGCCCGACCGCGGCGCTGTACGCCGTCGTCGACTCGATCGTGGACCACTACGAGGACGTCGCCGCCGAGCTCGAGACCGACGTCCAGGAGGTCGAGAGCTCGGTCTTCTCGGCAGAGCGCTCGAACGACTCGACCCGCATCTACCGGCTCAAGCGCGAGACGCTCGAGTTCCGTCGTGCGGTCTTCCCTCTGCGCGAGCCCATCCACCGGTTCGCGACCTCGTCGGCGCCCGAGACGGCCCGTCCGTACTTCCGGGACATCGGTGACCACCTCGATCGTGCCGCGGAGGCGATCGACTCGATCGACCACCTGCTCGACAACGCGCTGAACGCGCACCTCGCGCAGCTGAGCGTGCAGCAGAACGAGGACATGCGCAAGCTCACGGCAGGTGCCACGCTCTTCGCGGTCCCGACGGCCATCGCGGGCGTCTACGGCATGAACTTCGAGCACATGCCCGAGCTCAACTGGACGTACGGCTACCCGGCCTGCATGGTCGTGATCGCCGGGTTGTGCCTGTACATCTACCGACGGTTCAAGCGGTCCGGCTGGCTCTGA
- the mshC gene encoding cysteine--1-D-myo-inosityl 2-amino-2-deoxy-alpha-D-glucopyranoside ligase, with product MRSWSVPEVPSLGDLGLGTGPVVQVHDTSAGQKRPVDPDARARLYVCGITPYDATHMGHAATYLAFDLLQRAWRDRGLDVVYTQNVTDVDDPLLERAQATGVDWVELAERETQLFREDMTALRIIPPAHYIGAVESIDLVVDLIERLRTAGAVYSVDEDLYFDVHADPGFGLVSGFDEQEMLRIFPQRGGDPDRAGKKHPLDCLLWQAERPDEPSWETRLGKGRPGWHIECAAIALHHLDPAFDVQGGGSDLVFPHHEMSASEATVATGEPFAKAYVHAGMVGYEGEKMSKSKGNLVLVSKLREAGHDPMAIRLALLAHHYRSDWEWFGTEIEEAEARLARWRDAVARTVAPSGTAVLEQIRAAMADDLDAPAAIAAVDAWAADDSAEDPQAGRTVRTAIDALLGVALQPRD from the coding sequence ATGCGCAGCTGGTCGGTTCCTGAGGTCCCTTCTCTCGGCGATCTCGGACTCGGCACCGGTCCGGTCGTCCAGGTCCACGACACGTCCGCGGGACAGAAGCGTCCGGTCGACCCCGACGCCCGTGCCCGGCTGTACGTCTGCGGGATCACCCCGTACGACGCGACCCACATGGGGCACGCGGCGACGTACCTGGCGTTCGACCTGCTGCAGCGCGCCTGGCGCGACCGCGGGCTCGACGTCGTCTACACGCAGAACGTGACCGACGTCGACGACCCGCTGCTGGAGCGCGCACAGGCAACCGGTGTCGACTGGGTGGAGCTGGCCGAGCGCGAGACCCAGCTCTTCCGCGAGGACATGACCGCGCTGCGGATCATCCCGCCGGCTCACTACATCGGCGCCGTCGAGTCGATCGACCTCGTGGTCGACCTCATCGAGCGGCTGCGCACGGCAGGTGCCGTCTACTCCGTCGACGAGGACCTGTACTTCGACGTGCACGCCGATCCGGGCTTCGGCCTGGTCTCCGGCTTCGACGAGCAGGAGATGCTGCGGATCTTCCCGCAGCGCGGTGGAGATCCCGACCGGGCCGGCAAGAAGCACCCGCTGGACTGCCTGCTGTGGCAGGCCGAGCGGCCCGACGAGCCCTCGTGGGAGACCCGCCTCGGGAAGGGCCGTCCGGGCTGGCACATCGAGTGCGCCGCGATCGCGCTGCACCACCTCGACCCCGCCTTCGACGTGCAGGGTGGCGGGTCCGACCTGGTCTTCCCGCACCACGAGATGTCCGCCTCCGAGGCGACGGTCGCGACCGGTGAGCCGTTCGCGAAGGCCTACGTCCACGCCGGCATGGTCGGCTACGAGGGCGAGAAGATGTCCAAGTCCAAGGGCAACCTCGTGCTCGTCTCCAAGCTCCGCGAGGCCGGCCACGACCCCATGGCCATCCGGCTGGCGCTCCTCGCGCACCACTACCGCAGCGACTGGGAGTGGTTCGGCACCGAGATCGAGGAGGCCGAGGCGCGGCTGGCACGCTGGCGCGACGCCGTGGCCCGCACCGTCGCGCCGTCGGGCACCGCGGTCCTCGAGCAGATCCGCGCCGCGATGGCCGACGACCTCGACGCACCCGCGGCGATCGCCGCGGTCGACGCGTGGGCCGCCGACGACTCGGCGGAGGACCCGCAGGCCGGCCGCACGGTGCGCACGGCGATCGACGCGCTGTTGGGCGTCGCGCTGCAGCCTCGGGACTAG
- a CDS encoding FHA domain-containing protein: MSSALHLTADLTFDIDVPEGDGHPAAHVHATVTADGNRVRVHSDDILSLVGQPSRAAVRAVAAQLAELGLVVDVSGPDGLIVSLGAVEPSPAHRLVTRSRHMRLGSWTRAAAAARARLRPSSRATRLRGPGLPPGTPWPPLPSMATLPHVASTTHDPAGGGHPRLYLSDTSDPLAPWPVGVYHLSPDGVTIGSGESVGLQLDGIDELQAEIIRTEDDEYVLVARSTRMLSTVGGLQRPEQILRTGARIQLGDWRMSYVRDEFADHGRPYGGRIGGELGRQRRQPIPENRRGPSF, from the coding sequence ATGTCCTCGGCACTGCACCTCACGGCGGACCTGACGTTCGACATCGACGTCCCGGAAGGTGACGGGCACCCCGCCGCGCACGTGCACGCGACGGTGACGGCCGACGGCAACCGGGTCCGCGTGCACAGCGACGACATCCTGTCGCTCGTCGGCCAGCCTTCGCGCGCAGCCGTCCGGGCGGTGGCAGCGCAGCTCGCAGAGCTCGGCCTCGTCGTCGACGTCTCCGGCCCGGACGGGTTGATCGTCAGCCTGGGGGCCGTGGAGCCCTCCCCCGCGCACCGTCTCGTGACGCGCTCGCGCCACATGCGGCTCGGCAGCTGGACCCGGGCCGCGGCAGCGGCTCGGGCGAGGCTGCGGCCGTCGAGCCGGGCGACCCGGCTGCGGGGCCCCGGTCTGCCTCCGGGCACACCGTGGCCCCCGTTGCCGTCCATGGCGACGCTCCCCCACGTGGCATCGACGACGCACGACCCCGCCGGGGGCGGGCACCCGCGGCTGTACCTCTCGGACACCTCCGACCCGCTGGCACCGTGGCCGGTCGGCGTCTACCACCTGTCGCCGGACGGTGTCACGATCGGCAGCGGTGAGAGCGTCGGTCTCCAGCTGGACGGCATCGACGAGCTGCAGGCCGAGATCATCCGTACCGAGGACGACGAGTACGTCCTCGTCGCCCGGAGCACCCGCATGCTCAGCACGGTCGGGGGCCTGCAGCGGCCCGAGCAGATCCTGCGCACAGGAGCGCGCATCCAGCTCGGGGACTGGCGCATGTCGTACGTCCGCGACGAGTTCGCCGACCACGGACGTCCGTACGGCGGACGCATCGGCGGCGAGCTGGGTCGGCAGCGACGGCAGCCGATCCCCGAGAACCGCCGCGGGCCGAGCTTCTAG
- a CDS encoding DUF6234 family protein: MSTDRGPSDGIRSRLVSGFCLGVGIFSTLALVWQFTEVYFVFGEVADPTASQVHRYVWTASICITAMVVSAVAALVAGSRWLGVPATIGVVLAVVVSFVFAVPSDRWKPDPPTYELPANYDPCYSGSDSCGPGG, translated from the coding sequence GTGTCCACGGATCGGGGTCCGAGCGACGGCATTCGCTCACGGCTGGTCTCGGGCTTCTGCCTGGGCGTGGGGATCTTCTCGACACTGGCCCTGGTCTGGCAGTTCACGGAGGTCTATTTCGTCTTCGGCGAGGTGGCCGACCCCACGGCGTCCCAGGTCCACCGGTACGTGTGGACCGCGTCGATCTGCATCACCGCCATGGTCGTCAGCGCCGTTGCGGCGCTGGTGGCCGGCAGCCGGTGGCTGGGCGTCCCGGCGACGATCGGCGTCGTCCTGGCCGTGGTCGTCTCCTTCGTGTTCGCGGTGCCGAGCGACCGGTGGAAGCCGGACCCGCCCACGTACGAGCTGCCCGCGAACTACGACCCCTGCTACAGCGGGAGCGACTCCTGCGGGCCGGGCGGCTGA
- a CDS encoding PAC2 family protein has translation MTSSADIPPLRNPWMVAAFEGWNDAADAASGTVDHLIEEWDAELLIELDPEDFYDFQVQRPEVGTSDRGERVITWPAPAIYHARPRRGDRDVLLLRAPEPNFRWKTFCSTVIGVAKLAGVTELVTLGALLADSPHTRPVPVSGSTSDPRLMERMSLTPSRYTGPVGITSVLNEMAAAEGIAAASLWAAVPHYLAEPPCPKATLALLGALEDAMGLPLPQGVLVEMAEAWQRGAEDLTSRDDEIAEYVEALENEQDTSELPEASGDAIAREFERYLRRRNVDPE, from the coding sequence GTGACTTCAAGCGCTGATATCCCGCCGCTGCGCAATCCCTGGATGGTCGCGGCGTTCGAGGGATGGAACGACGCGGCCGACGCCGCGTCGGGCACCGTCGACCACCTCATCGAGGAGTGGGACGCCGAGCTGCTCATCGAGCTGGACCCCGAGGACTTCTACGACTTCCAGGTGCAGCGTCCGGAGGTGGGCACGAGCGACCGCGGCGAGCGGGTCATCACGTGGCCGGCTCCGGCGATCTACCACGCCCGTCCCCGGCGCGGGGACCGTGACGTGCTGCTGCTGCGGGCCCCCGAGCCCAACTTCCGCTGGAAGACCTTCTGCTCGACCGTGATCGGGGTCGCCAAGCTGGCCGGCGTCACCGAGCTGGTGACGCTCGGTGCCCTCCTCGCGGACTCGCCGCACACCCGCCCCGTGCCGGTCAGCGGGTCGACGAGCGATCCCCGACTGATGGAGCGCATGTCGCTGACGCCGTCGCGCTACACGGGGCCCGTCGGCATCACGTCGGTGCTCAACGAGATGGCGGCGGCCGAGGGCATCGCGGCCGCCTCGCTCTGGGCCGCGGTCCCCCACTACCTGGCCGAGCCGCCGTGCCCCAAGGCCACGCTGGCGCTGCTGGGCGCGCTCGAGGACGCGATGGGCCTGCCGTTGCCCCAGGGGGTCCTGGTCGAGATGGCCGAGGCCTGGCAGCGCGGGGCCGAGGACCTCACGTCGCGGGACGACGAGATCGCCGAGTACGTCGAAGCGCTCGAGAACGAGCAGGACACCAGCGAGCTGCCGGAGGCGTCGGGCGACGCGATCGCGCGCGAGTTCGAGCGCTACCTGCGTCGCCGCAACGTCGATCCCGAGTAG